TCGTAAAGCCAAAGCCGAGCAAGGCAAAACCCGAAAGCAAGTAGCTTTCAAAGGCAGGGACGGGGCGTAAGCCCCTCCCGTAAGTCCTATTATAGCACAAGGTTTATAAAAAATCAAGTAAGCAGAAAGGACTTTAAGTTATGATTAAGAAAATCCCTAAAGAAACAACAACATACCACTTTTACAATGCCAACCCGAAAGGCAGGCGGACTACTGATTGCGTAGTACGAGCTATTTGTACAGCTTTGGAGCAAGATTACAATACTACGGTAATGGAATTAGCCGAAATGCAATGCAAAACGGGCTTTGACGACGGCGACAAGAAATTGTACGACAAGTACCTACAGAGCAAAGGTTGGGTAAAACACAATCAGCCCAAAAAACGGGACAACACAAAGTTTACGGGTAAAGAGTTTTGCAAAGAATTAAATTGCAATATAGCAGCGGTTGGCGTTACGGTTATAGCAAACATTGGCGGACACCATATTGTATGCATCAAGGAGCATTACGACGGCGACGCATACGGTTTACACAAGGTTTACGACATTTGGGACAGTACGGACGGTTGCATAGGTAACTATTGGACGAAAGCGAGATAATAATAAAAGCTGCGCTATCGGCTATACGGGCAGAAACGAGGTTGTTATGATTATAGAAAAGAACGGCAAAACCTACTCCGTAACCGAGTACGCCGACAAATGGAAAGTATCAGCGGAAAACGGCAAGCTCTCGGTTGCCTATGATGTTTCAAAAGAGCTATGCTCCACAGCCGCCGAGCTGCGCGAGTATGTAAAAAACAATAATTTATTTTGAGGAGGGCTGACCTATGGCGGACAAGCGCAAAACGAAAACCTCTACCGAGGTTAAAACAAGATACAATCAAAAAACTTATGATGTGATAGCGGTTAGAGTCCCGAAAGAAACAGCAGAGGCTTTCAAGGCGAAATGTGCCGCCGAGGGAGTACCGCAAGCCCAAATTATAAAGCAGGCTATCGAGGCATTTTTGCAGCAGTAACCGAGAGGGAGCTATAACGGCTCCCTCTATTTCTTTTTATATGATAAAACGGAGTGATTTTATTATGGCATACAAACATTTAACCTTTAACGACAGATTAAAAATTGAGGCTTGGCAAAAGGTAGGCGTTAAGCCTGCGCTTATGGCAGAAAAGCTCGGCGTACATATCAGCACAATTTATAGAGAGCTCAAGCGCGGACAGTACGAGCACCTCAACTCGGACTATACCACCGAGCAGAGATACAGCCCCGATATTGCCGAGGAGAAAAACCAGGCTAACCTCCGTGCTAAAGGTGCGCCGCTTAAAATCGGCTCCGACCACGCCTACGCAAATTATATCGAGTACAAAATAAGAGTAGAGAAATACTCGCCTCGCGCCGTCCTGGGCGAAATTAAACGCCAGGGCGTAGAGTTTAGCGTAACTATATC
This window of the Oscillospiraceae bacterium genome carries:
- a CDS encoding CopG family transcriptional regulator produces the protein MADKRKTKTSTEVKTRYNQKTYDVIAVRVPKETAEAFKAKCAAEGVPQAQIIKQAIEAFLQQ